The following proteins are co-located in the Blastopirellula marina genome:
- a CDS encoding SpoIIE family protein phosphatase: MFTRIPIKVLAPLLFGVPVLAIGLWLSLAWNHQSQHAITQLAKQDLEQIHTATADKIADVLSIPVRVCRLNQHLISSRSLSPDDLSTWRPTFVRESQSFDVLSAISWGSADGRTAWVSRYANGDIYWAVKQDPDQPEMSQWKLDADGDVVPGSRSSFDFNLKSRPWYQAPSELRRATWSEPYVWVGGENADDKTLGISYGIPIFGGNQLIGVIDADFSLNDLSSYLEKLKFGKTGMALLVSPDKRLLAVSNETKIVQANGKRVLASESKSPLVATVGKYLEGSTFANDSNSHLTVDGRNYYLHASEVGQEVGLNWTLVTIVPEEDFIGDIQSEFARSWSTSLVAVVLAIGLGFIAARWLVEPLTRIVSSVRRIGQGDLDTRIEMQHAPEYMQLATAINTMAEGLQDRMRMQKSLSLAMEVQRNLLPTESPSFNGLDIAGHSTYCDETGGDYFDFLDVSGCDQDTAVIVIGDVMGHGVAAALLMATARGILRSRCAVPGSLADFLKHLNEMLVVDTQGERFMTMLLVNLSAKKDTLRWASAGHGPPIIYTPGDDSFPEFDGGGLPLGLVEGETYSEYWQPGIKSGTILLATTDGLEETMNEQGDQYGKERLQQVLRENASKSAEEISQAIRQSLAMFRGANSQDDDLTFVVAKVL, from the coding sequence ATGTTTACTCGTATCCCGATTAAAGTTCTTGCGCCACTATTGTTTGGCGTTCCTGTCCTGGCGATCGGTCTGTGGCTGTCGTTGGCTTGGAATCACCAATCGCAACACGCGATCACCCAACTAGCCAAGCAAGACCTCGAACAAATTCACACGGCAACTGCCGATAAAATCGCGGATGTTCTGTCGATTCCGGTGCGTGTTTGCCGTTTGAATCAACATCTAATCTCCTCACGCAGTCTGTCCCCCGACGATCTTTCAACTTGGCGACCGACCTTCGTGCGCGAGTCGCAGTCGTTTGATGTGCTGAGTGCCATCTCGTGGGGAAGTGCCGATGGGCGTACTGCTTGGGTCAGCCGCTATGCCAATGGCGATATCTATTGGGCTGTCAAGCAAGATCCGGATCAACCAGAGATGAGCCAGTGGAAGCTGGATGCTGATGGCGATGTGGTGCCTGGTTCACGCAGTTCGTTCGACTTTAATCTGAAGAGCCGGCCATGGTACCAAGCCCCGAGCGAACTGCGACGAGCAACGTGGAGCGAACCGTACGTGTGGGTTGGCGGCGAGAATGCCGACGATAAGACGCTCGGCATTTCGTATGGCATCCCGATCTTCGGTGGCAATCAGCTAATCGGTGTGATCGATGCCGATTTCTCGCTGAACGATTTATCGAGTTACTTAGAGAAATTGAAGTTTGGTAAGACGGGGATGGCGCTCTTGGTCTCGCCCGACAAACGGTTGCTCGCGGTGTCGAACGAGACGAAAATTGTTCAGGCCAACGGAAAACGAGTGTTGGCATCGGAATCGAAAAGCCCTTTGGTCGCGACCGTGGGGAAGTATCTCGAAGGAAGTACATTCGCCAACGATTCCAATTCGCACCTGACCGTGGACGGCAGGAATTATTACTTGCATGCGTCGGAAGTGGGCCAGGAAGTAGGACTGAACTGGACGTTAGTCACGATCGTTCCAGAAGAAGATTTTATTGGCGATATTCAAAGCGAATTCGCCCGCAGTTGGTCGACGAGCCTTGTGGCTGTCGTACTGGCGATCGGTCTAGGCTTCATCGCTGCCCGGTGGTTGGTCGAACCGTTGACGCGGATTGTCTCGTCGGTGCGTCGTATTGGTCAAGGCGATCTTGATACGCGCATCGAAATGCAACACGCGCCAGAGTACATGCAATTAGCCACCGCCATCAACACGATGGCCGAGGGGCTACAAGACCGAATGCGGATGCAGAAATCCCTTTCGCTGGCGATGGAAGTCCAACGCAATCTATTGCCAACCGAATCTCCGAGCTTCAACGGACTCGACATCGCCGGGCATAGCACCTATTGCGACGAGACAGGCGGCGACTACTTCGACTTTCTGGACGTCTCTGGCTGCGATCAAGATACCGCCGTGATTGTAATCGGCGACGTGATGGGACACGGTGTGGCGGCCGCTTTGCTCATGGCGACCGCGCGCGGCATTTTGCGAAGTCGGTGTGCGGTGCCTGGTTCACTGGCCGACTTCCTGAAGCACTTAAATGAAATGCTGGTCGTTGATACTCAGGGCGAGCGTTTCATGACCATGCTTCTGGTCAATCTTTCGGCGAAGAAAGATACCTTGCGCTGGGCATCCGCCGGTCACGGACCACCGATCATCTACACGCCAGGTGACGACAGCTTTCCGGAATTCGACGGCGGTGGTCTTCCGTTGGGCTTGGTCGAAGGAGAAACCTATTCCGAGTACTGGCAACCTGGTATCAAATCGGGCACCATCTTGCTGGCCACCACGGACGGCTTGGAAGAGACAATGAACGAACAGGGGGACCAATATGGCAAAGAACGGCTTCAGCAAGTGCTCCGCGAAAACGCCAGCAAATCGGCCGAAGAAATCAGCCAAGCAATTCGCCAATCCCTCGCCATGTTCCGTGGAGCCAACTCGCAAGACGACGATCTCACGTTTGTTGTGGCGAAGGTTCTGTAA
- a CDS encoding DUF1003 domain-containing protein gives MSKRRAATCQCSICHQTRPCSDVAPGESIREAIATEIQKQTPAWNSDQPVCTSCLNQFRAEHFRHLLEEEKGELSDLEMRVLDSLREQDSIAANVNEKFDQQLSLGDRISDQLANFGGSWAFLILFAAVVLIWMLFNGILIAQEAFDPYPFILLNLVLSCLAAIQAPVILMSQNRQEAKDRLRSEYDFQVNFRAELEIRLLHTKLDQLLSHQWQRLLEIQQLQLELMEELAERRDKPSS, from the coding sequence ATGAGTAAGCGGCGTGCGGCAACCTGCCAGTGTTCGATTTGTCATCAAACAAGACCGTGTTCTGACGTCGCTCCTGGCGAATCAATCCGAGAAGCGATCGCGACCGAGATTCAGAAGCAAACGCCCGCCTGGAACAGCGATCAGCCGGTCTGTACCTCATGCCTGAATCAGTTTCGCGCGGAGCACTTTCGCCATTTATTGGAGGAAGAGAAAGGAGAGCTTTCTGATTTAGAAATGCGGGTACTAGACAGCCTTCGCGAGCAGGATTCGATCGCGGCGAACGTCAACGAGAAGTTTGATCAGCAACTGAGTCTTGGCGATCGAATCTCAGACCAACTGGCCAACTTCGGAGGAAGCTGGGCATTTTTAATCCTGTTTGCGGCGGTGGTGCTGATCTGGATGTTATTCAATGGGATCCTGATCGCCCAGGAAGCATTCGATCCCTATCCGTTCATTTTGCTGAACCTAGTGCTATCGTGCCTGGCAGCGATTCAAGCTCCGGTGATCTTGATGAGTCAAAATCGCCAGGAAGCGAAAGACCGGTTACGATCGGAGTACGACTTTCAAGTCAACTTTCGGGCAGAGCTCGAGATTCGATTGCTGCACACCAAGCTCGATCAATTGCTCTCGCATCAGTGGCAGCGACTTTTAGAAATTCAACAGTTGCAGTTGGAGCTGATGGAAGAATTGGCCGAACGTCGCGACAAACCAAGTTCATAG
- a CDS encoding CehA/McbA family metallohydrolase, with translation MSSQAPFVSLVIVFFSMGSLSAAEPFHPINNVAQQPLSAATGRLVEALQFAGAPLSAEEKEKLSAASVSENEREAAIAIQEVLDPYCVAFVHINAESRVEAEPGPAKPELMQNGWRTFLIKVHNEAGINPQLVVQSPQAAPLYMRGKGARERPSTDQKLVTPAEAKQRFLDIQMFRRQPLRPTLSGLELEYRIIQLYSRDAGKREATLGFHVGQGTQDLGFRSEVPLLFDCQKSIEVVLDVKDEDGSGTMAAFTFKDKLGRVYPNPARRLAPDFFFHDQVYRSDGETILLPAGHYHVQISRGPEYRLLEKQLVVEPEPTEQHFDVQLERWIHPAKRNWFSGDHHVHAAGCAHYDSPTEGVGPEDMMRHILGEDLNVGCVLSWGPCWYAQKKFFEGDVSKLSKDDYLMRYDVEVSGFPSSHAGHLCLLRLTEDDYPDTTLIQEWPSWTLPVLKWGQSQGGIVGYSHSGWGLALPDYADNGQRVPTGRGRSADKLPDYAMPPFNGIGANEFIVTVAHEASDFISAVDTPSIWELNIWYHTLNCGYRARISGETDFPCIYGERVGLGRIYVKLDEDQPLDFDAWVQGVKTGRSYCGDGKSHLIDFRVGDVAVGEPGSEGKISQLNLAAPTTVKVTCDVAALLEESPREDIRRKRLDEKPYWHVERSRIGNTRKVPVELVVNGQVAATKEVIADGHQETVTFDVPIERSSWVALRILPSCHTNPVFVEVAGQPIRASRKSAQWCRDAVDVCWNAKKGGIRKEEKEAAKAAYDEARQAYETILTESFDDTK, from the coding sequence ATGTCTTCTCAGGCTCCTTTCGTATCGCTGGTGATTGTTTTCTTCTCGATGGGCTCGCTATCCGCAGCCGAGCCGTTTCACCCGATCAATAACGTTGCTCAGCAACCGCTTTCCGCCGCGACTGGCAGACTGGTCGAAGCATTGCAGTTTGCTGGGGCGCCGCTCTCGGCAGAAGAGAAGGAAAAGCTAAGTGCCGCTTCAGTTTCGGAGAACGAGCGTGAAGCGGCCATCGCCATTCAGGAGGTGTTGGATCCTTACTGCGTGGCGTTTGTCCACATCAATGCAGAAAGTCGGGTCGAGGCAGAACCTGGCCCAGCCAAGCCAGAACTGATGCAAAACGGCTGGCGTACCTTCCTAATTAAAGTCCACAACGAAGCCGGCATTAACCCGCAACTTGTCGTTCAAAGCCCGCAAGCGGCGCCGCTTTATATGCGTGGTAAAGGAGCTCGCGAACGACCAAGCACGGACCAGAAACTTGTCACGCCCGCAGAGGCAAAGCAACGATTTCTCGATATTCAGATGTTTCGCCGCCAGCCGTTGCGACCAACTCTTTCGGGGCTGGAGCTCGAATATCGCATCATTCAGCTATACAGCCGCGATGCAGGCAAGCGTGAGGCGACGCTCGGCTTTCATGTGGGACAGGGGACGCAAGACCTCGGCTTTCGGAGCGAAGTCCCCCTGCTGTTTGATTGCCAGAAATCGATCGAGGTGGTTCTCGATGTGAAGGATGAAGATGGCAGCGGCACGATGGCCGCTTTTACCTTCAAAGACAAACTCGGCCGCGTCTATCCCAACCCGGCCAGGCGACTTGCCCCCGACTTTTTCTTTCATGATCAAGTTTACCGATCCGATGGCGAAACAATCTTATTACCAGCCGGACATTACCACGTGCAAATCAGCCGTGGTCCAGAATACCGCTTACTGGAAAAGCAACTGGTTGTCGAACCAGAACCGACCGAGCAACATTTCGATGTGCAACTAGAACGCTGGATTCATCCTGCTAAACGAAACTGGTTCTCAGGAGATCATCACGTTCATGCGGCTGGCTGTGCGCATTACGACTCCCCAACTGAAGGCGTTGGTCCCGAGGATATGATGCGGCACATTCTGGGCGAAGATTTGAACGTCGGCTGCGTGCTGAGCTGGGGGCCTTGCTGGTACGCTCAGAAAAAGTTTTTTGAAGGGGACGTCTCGAAGCTTTCGAAAGATGATTACCTGATGCGATACGACGTCGAGGTAAGTGGCTTTCCTTCTTCCCATGCCGGCCACTTGTGCCTGTTGCGATTGACCGAAGATGACTACCCTGATACCACCCTGATTCAAGAGTGGCCAAGTTGGACGCTTCCTGTCCTCAAGTGGGGCCAATCGCAGGGAGGGATCGTTGGCTACAGTCACAGTGGCTGGGGGCTGGCTTTGCCCGACTACGCCGACAATGGGCAACGCGTTCCGACCGGGCGAGGTCGCTCGGCGGATAAGCTGCCCGACTACGCGATGCCACCGTTTAACGGGATTGGGGCGAACGAGTTTATCGTGACCGTGGCTCACGAGGCTTCCGACTTTATCTCCGCGGTCGATACGCCATCGATCTGGGAACTGAACATCTGGTATCATACCCTTAATTGCGGCTATCGGGCTCGCATCTCCGGCGAGACCGATTTCCCCTGTATTTACGGTGAACGCGTGGGCCTTGGTCGTATCTATGTAAAGCTTGATGAAGACCAACCGCTCGACTTCGATGCCTGGGTTCAAGGAGTGAAAACGGGGCGAAGTTACTGTGGTGACGGAAAAAGTCATTTGATCGATTTCCGCGTGGGCGATGTTGCGGTGGGGGAACCTGGCTCTGAAGGAAAGATCAGCCAGCTTAACCTGGCCGCGCCAACCACCGTGAAGGTAACTTGTGATGTGGCTGCTCTCCTGGAAGAATCGCCGCGTGAAGATATCCGCCGTAAGCGCCTCGACGAGAAACCGTACTGGCATGTCGAACGAAGCCGTATCGGCAACACGAGGAAGGTTCCTGTCGAGCTGGTTGTTAACGGCCAGGTCGCCGCCACCAAGGAAGTGATTGCCGACGGTCACCAGGAAACGGTCACCTTTGATGTGCCTATCGAAAGATCAAGCTGGGTTGCCCTCCGAATTTTACCTTCCTGCCACACGAATCCGGTATTTGTCGAAGTGGCCGGTCAACCGATCCGTGCCAGTCGGAAGAGTGCCCAATGGTGCCGCGACGCCGTCGACGTTTGCTGGAATGCGAAGAAGGGCGGAATCCGTAAAGAAGAAAAGGAAGCCGCGAAAGCCGCTTACGACGAGGCCCGCCAGGCCTATGAGACGATCCTTACCGAATCGTTTGACGACACGAAATAA
- a CDS encoding DUF1501 domain-containing protein, producing the protein MSNPTKHEARSSVPQGLHMLDRRKFLGQSATGLGSIALSAILAQEKLLGDNSEASRAISGKSPIRPNIDAGKPFSPRGSHFPAAAKNVLVIFCSGACSHVDTFDYKPELIRRHGQPMPGADKLVTFQGEQGNLTKSPWKFRPRGQSGKMISDLVPHLGDLADDICFLHSITGKTNTHGPGENFMSTGFTLDGFPSMGAWATYALGSENQNLPAYVAIPDPRGTPQASVNNWGPGFLPAAFQGTDFNANQPIRNLQRPASINPKSDAATREFLNQLNARHLEQFPGDTELAARISSYELAARMQMTVPEVSDISTETPAILKMYGADDTENSLKAAYARNCILARRLIEQGVRFVQLFNGAYQTGGEGVSNWDGHKSLKAQYSKHGPVLDQPTAALIKDLKQRGLLEDTLVVWCTEFGRMPTFQKGASGRDHNPEGFTCWLAGAGVKAPFTYGATDDFGYKAAENAIEVYDFHATILHLLGLDHERLTYYYNGLERRLTDVHGHVIRDILAT; encoded by the coding sequence ATGTCAAATCCTACCAAACATGAAGCTCGGTCGAGTGTGCCTCAAGGACTCCACATGCTCGATCGTCGCAAGTTCCTAGGCCAGAGTGCGACAGGCCTGGGAAGTATTGCGTTGTCGGCGATCTTGGCTCAAGAGAAGCTGCTCGGGGATAATAGCGAAGCTAGTCGTGCGATCAGCGGGAAGTCGCCGATTCGTCCGAATATCGATGCCGGAAAGCCGTTTTCCCCACGGGGTTCGCACTTCCCTGCCGCCGCGAAGAACGTGCTGGTGATCTTCTGCTCGGGAGCATGCAGTCATGTCGATACGTTTGATTACAAGCCAGAACTGATCAGGCGACATGGTCAACCGATGCCGGGTGCCGACAAACTGGTTACGTTCCAGGGCGAGCAAGGTAATCTCACGAAAAGCCCCTGGAAGTTTCGCCCGCGTGGGCAGTCTGGCAAAATGATCTCGGATCTGGTGCCCCATTTGGGCGACTTGGCGGATGATATCTGCTTTTTGCATTCGATCACCGGTAAGACGAACACCCACGGTCCTGGCGAAAACTTCATGTCGACCGGATTCACGCTCGACGGATTTCCCAGCATGGGAGCCTGGGCCACTTACGCCCTGGGAAGCGAGAACCAGAATCTACCAGCTTACGTAGCGATTCCCGATCCACGCGGGACTCCTCAAGCCTCGGTCAACAACTGGGGACCGGGCTTTCTTCCGGCAGCGTTTCAAGGAACCGATTTCAACGCCAATCAGCCAATTCGCAACTTACAGCGACCAGCATCCATCAATCCCAAGAGTGATGCAGCAACGCGTGAGTTCTTGAATCAATTGAATGCTCGGCATCTTGAACAGTTCCCGGGCGACACCGAACTGGCCGCGCGGATCTCTAGTTATGAGTTGGCGGCCAGGATGCAGATGACGGTTCCCGAGGTAAGCGACATCTCAACCGAAACGCCTGCCATACTGAAAATGTACGGGGCGGACGATACGGAAAACTCTTTAAAGGCCGCTTACGCTCGCAACTGCATTTTGGCTCGGCGATTGATTGAACAAGGCGTGCGTTTCGTCCAACTATTTAACGGCGCTTACCAAACTGGTGGCGAAGGGGTCAGCAATTGGGACGGGCACAAATCGCTTAAAGCTCAGTACAGCAAGCACGGTCCGGTCCTCGACCAGCCGACCGCTGCCCTAATTAAGGACCTAAAACAACGTGGACTCTTGGAAGATACCCTGGTGGTCTGGTGTACCGAGTTCGGTCGCATGCCAACTTTCCAAAAAGGTGCCAGCGGTCGCGATCACAATCCAGAAGGGTTTACCTGTTGGTTGGCCGGTGCAGGTGTGAAAGCGCCTTTCACCTATGGCGCCACCGATGACTTCGGATACAAAGCGGCCGAAAACGCGATCGAAGTGTATGACTTCCACGCCACAATCTTGCACCTGTTAGGGCTCGATCACGAACGCTTGACCTATTACTACAATGGGCTAGAACGCCGACTCACCGACGTGCATGGGCACGTGATCCGTGACATCCTGGCGACTTAA
- a CDS encoding DUF1553 domain-containing protein: protein MIRLTLTICFSLFGGVLLMAGELPEPSEKQVDFEQDIAPILTAKCHDCHGADVQEGNLRLDRKASLLRGGDSGEPGVVVGKSAESHLIRLVAGLEADLRMPPDEGDALSADQISLLRAWVDQGATWPGPNGVVEQQRRTTDHWAFQPVQEIETPKVAGDWAKNPIDQFICAKLNENGLVPSPPADRRTLIRRMSLDVLGLPVEPESVDAFMGNQDPAAVDQLIESLLTSRHYGERWATHWLDLVRFAETYGFETNRERPGAWPYRDYVIDSLNADKPYDQFICEQIAGDSFGNRIGLGYLVAGPNDIVKSPDINLTLMQRQNELDDMINTTSTTFLGLTVGCARCHNHKFDPILQTDYYSMQAIFAGVQHADMKLPLSEEQQEEAESLRQKIASIEQQLSEYLRPQESGQFVMIDDAVETAGDRVKPLSQLAGKGVNHPGTQRGQADDPGDANRNANVSGGKYSWWKHKPEEAVLAWQPHVEGKYRVWLSWGCGYDTHCQDARYVIDRNGDPQTREDWEIIAIVNQQQFADGEVQLKSQPMWSGFYNASIADLDANDQILLVGGKTGTALTADVMLLEKVNDSNATAPAKPIFREAVQATGNIEKLSPTTAKLVRFTIEATNGGQPCLDELAIFSAGKNVALASEGGKPTASGSLSGYPIHKLEHINDGKSSNRHSWISDTNGTGWVQIELKEAFPIERIEWARDREGHYADRLATSYRIEASLDGVQWKTIASSSDRLPLASPQPAAEWLYRFDELAADEAIVGRALLADLKIARTQLENATTPRTVYAGNYIQPGPTHRLYRGEALAKREEVAPNAPEIFTDLELAKDSPEAERRKQLAEWIASPENPLTARVLVNRIWQFHFGRGLVDTPSDFGEAGVPPTHPQLLDWLAEELVKSGWSMKHIHRLILSSATYQQSSHPNAEALKVDGGTRLLWRYPPRRLEAEPIRDSILAVSGVLDLRMGGPGFSGFEVEPENVRHYHPKKSFGPDDWRRMVYMTKVRMEKDAVFGLFDCPDSATSVAKRSRSTTPLQALNLFNSSFLLQQAELFAERLEGEGTSLDQRIVRAFEFCYARQPSAEELAASREFVQQQGLNSFCRALLNSNEFLFIQ from the coding sequence ATGATTCGCTTGACCCTTACAATTTGCTTCTCCCTATTTGGGGGCGTCCTGCTAATGGCGGGCGAACTTCCCGAACCTTCCGAAAAGCAAGTCGACTTTGAACAAGATATCGCCCCGATTCTGACGGCTAAGTGCCACGATTGTCACGGAGCGGACGTTCAGGAAGGCAACTTGCGTCTCGATCGTAAGGCATCACTCCTGCGCGGGGGCGATTCTGGCGAACCTGGGGTTGTGGTTGGAAAGAGTGCCGAGAGCCATCTGATTCGATTGGTCGCGGGACTAGAAGCCGACCTTCGAATGCCGCCAGATGAGGGCGATGCCTTATCGGCGGATCAAATCTCTCTCCTGCGTGCATGGGTCGATCAAGGTGCGACATGGCCAGGTCCTAACGGTGTGGTCGAACAACAGCGACGAACTACGGATCACTGGGCCTTCCAGCCGGTTCAAGAAATCGAGACGCCGAAAGTCGCTGGTGACTGGGCAAAAAATCCTATCGACCAGTTCATTTGTGCGAAGCTAAACGAGAACGGACTAGTGCCCAGCCCGCCCGCGGATCGCCGAACTTTGATCCGCCGCATGTCGCTCGACGTACTCGGTCTGCCCGTTGAACCGGAGTCGGTTGACGCATTCATGGGGAACCAAGATCCAGCTGCCGTCGATCAGCTCATCGAATCCTTACTCACCAGTCGTCACTACGGCGAACGCTGGGCAACCCATTGGCTCGATTTGGTTCGCTTTGCGGAAACCTATGGCTTCGAAACCAACCGCGAACGGCCCGGTGCGTGGCCTTACCGCGATTACGTCATTGATTCGCTGAACGCCGACAAACCGTACGATCAATTTATATGTGAACAAATCGCCGGTGATAGTTTCGGCAATCGAATCGGGTTGGGATACTTGGTCGCGGGGCCGAACGACATTGTGAAAAGTCCGGATATCAATCTGACGCTGATGCAGCGGCAGAACGAATTGGACGACATGATCAACACAACCAGCACGACGTTTCTCGGTCTAACCGTCGGATGTGCGCGCTGCCACAATCATAAGTTCGATCCGATTTTGCAAACCGATTACTATTCCATGCAAGCCATCTTCGCTGGCGTTCAACATGCCGACATGAAGCTACCGTTATCGGAGGAGCAGCAGGAAGAAGCGGAATCACTGCGCCAGAAGATTGCTTCCATCGAACAGCAACTCTCTGAGTACCTTCGTCCTCAAGAGAGTGGCCAGTTTGTCATGATCGACGACGCCGTTGAGACAGCTGGCGATCGTGTCAAGCCGTTGAGTCAACTGGCTGGCAAAGGAGTGAATCACCCCGGCACGCAGCGCGGCCAAGCCGACGATCCTGGCGACGCAAATCGCAACGCCAATGTCAGTGGCGGCAAGTACTCGTGGTGGAAGCACAAGCCGGAAGAAGCGGTACTTGCCTGGCAGCCGCACGTCGAGGGGAAGTATCGTGTCTGGTTGTCGTGGGGATGTGGATACGATACGCATTGCCAAGATGCCCGCTACGTGATCGATCGCAACGGTGACCCGCAGACGCGCGAGGATTGGGAAATCATCGCAATTGTCAATCAACAGCAATTTGCCGACGGCGAGGTTCAACTGAAGAGTCAGCCGATGTGGAGTGGTTTCTATAACGCTTCCATCGCCGACTTGGACGCGAACGATCAGATCTTATTGGTTGGCGGCAAAACTGGGACGGCACTTACGGCTGACGTAATGCTGTTGGAAAAAGTAAACGACTCCAACGCCACAGCACCTGCGAAACCAATCTTTCGTGAGGCCGTTCAGGCTACCGGCAATATCGAAAAGTTATCGCCGACAACTGCCAAGTTGGTTCGCTTTACGATCGAAGCAACCAACGGTGGCCAGCCATGCTTGGACGAGTTAGCGATCTTCTCCGCTGGCAAGAATGTGGCCCTTGCGAGTGAAGGAGGCAAGCCGACCGCTTCTGGTTCCCTGAGCGGCTATCCGATTCACAAGCTTGAACATATCAACGACGGCAAGTCCTCGAATCGCCATAGCTGGATTTCCGATACCAACGGCACCGGCTGGGTTCAGATTGAATTGAAGGAGGCTTTCCCAATTGAGCGTATCGAATGGGCTCGCGATCGTGAGGGACACTACGCCGATCGTCTTGCTACCAGCTATCGAATTGAAGCCTCGCTTGACGGAGTTCAATGGAAGACGATCGCTAGTTCTTCGGACCGCCTGCCCTTGGCTTCACCACAGCCCGCAGCCGAATGGCTTTATCGATTCGACGAGTTGGCTGCCGACGAAGCGATTGTCGGAAGAGCCCTTCTGGCTGATCTCAAAATTGCTCGGACGCAATTGGAGAATGCTACGACGCCGCGAACGGTTTACGCCGGAAATTACATCCAGCCAGGTCCGACACATCGCTTGTATCGTGGCGAAGCGCTGGCCAAGCGGGAAGAAGTCGCGCCAAATGCCCCTGAGATCTTTACCGATCTTGAGCTTGCTAAAGATAGTCCGGAAGCAGAACGACGAAAGCAGCTGGCCGAGTGGATCGCTTCCCCCGAGAATCCATTGACCGCCCGAGTGCTGGTGAACCGTATCTGGCAGTTTCATTTCGGACGCGGCTTGGTAGATACACCGAGTGATTTCGGGGAAGCTGGCGTTCCCCCGACGCACCCGCAACTGCTGGACTGGTTGGCGGAGGAACTGGTGAAGAGTGGTTGGTCGATGAAGCATATCCATCGCCTGATTCTCTCGTCCGCCACTTACCAACAATCGAGCCATCCCAACGCGGAAGCCCTAAAGGTCGACGGTGGTACGCGTCTCTTGTGGCGTTACCCACCACGGCGACTGGAAGCTGAGCCGATTCGAGATTCAATTTTGGCAGTCAGTGGCGTACTCGACTTGCGAATGGGAGGCCCTGGATTCAGCGGCTTCGAAGTCGAACCGGAGAACGTGCGGCATTACCACCCCAAGAAGAGCTTTGGACCGGACGATTGGCGGCGGATGGTCTACATGACAAAAGTCCGTATGGAAAAGGACGCCGTATTCGGTCTTTTCGATTGCCCTGATTCGGCAACGTCGGTCGCGAAAAGAAGCCGTTCGACGACACCACTGCAAGCACTCAATTTGTTCAACAGTTCGTTCCTGCTACAACAAGCGGAACTTTTTGCCGAGCGGTTAGAGGGGGAAGGAACGTCACTCGATCAACGGATCGTCCGGGCGTTCGAGTTCTGCTATGCCCGTCAGCCCTCAGCCGAAGAACTAGCCGCCAGTCGCGAATTTGTCCAGCAGCAAGGCCTCAATTCGTTCTGCCGGGCACTGCTCAACAGCAACGAGTTCCTCTTCATTCAGTAA